In the genome of Leucobacter luti, one region contains:
- a CDS encoding cell wall metabolism sensor histidine kinase WalK yields MSRPGFAERWADISLRAKITGVTVFILFLGLIVAGVGTLSVLQPMLLSNQTSTLMQLRQDPTAALAVDADRSDLRSEDIRFANQQFYVALFDSAGALQYDNTLGLRPSGVPELREPMTLESVTKNPGQILTMTSPDRVDWRAVTIPVLVPGEHGAILLIASSTAGINQIVAQYVIIFTGFGIAVILLGAALTRLLVTTTFLPLAEVEQTALEIARGDTSKRIMVSSPHTEVGHLGESLNVMLDRLDGSLEEQAHTIERMRRFIGDASHELRTPLVSVRGYAELYRMGALQESEQVGQAMERIEKEAIRMTSLVEDLLALARLDERRPLQLASLPLNQFARDAALDAGAQAPDREVTVVEDPKDPIVVGDEHKVRQLLTNLIGNAMRHTPEGSPIEIVVSSPEPAEGEAEFGRFEIVDHGEGVPEQIRDKIFGRFWRADSSRNRETGGSGLGLAIVQSIVQAHRGTVSVHETPGGGATFRVDLPATHPAPSTGPTPTSPVATQPATGSATPSSASAGSIATGSSATGSSGAGSSGTGSAPSGE; encoded by the coding sequence GTGTCGCGCCCCGGCTTCGCGGAGCGGTGGGCCGACATCTCACTGCGCGCGAAGATCACCGGCGTCACGGTGTTCATCCTGTTCCTGGGACTCATCGTGGCCGGCGTCGGCACCCTATCGGTACTGCAGCCTATGCTGCTCTCGAACCAGACTTCGACGCTGATGCAGCTGCGGCAAGATCCGACCGCAGCACTCGCGGTTGATGCTGACCGCTCAGATCTGCGCTCGGAGGACATCCGATTCGCGAACCAGCAGTTCTACGTGGCGCTGTTTGATAGTGCCGGTGCGCTGCAGTACGACAACACCCTCGGGCTCCGTCCATCAGGGGTGCCCGAGCTGCGCGAGCCGATGACGCTCGAGTCCGTCACCAAGAATCCCGGACAGATCCTGACGATGACCAGCCCGGATCGTGTCGATTGGCGCGCCGTCACGATCCCCGTGCTCGTGCCTGGCGAACACGGGGCAATCCTCCTGATCGCGTCCTCGACGGCAGGCATCAACCAGATCGTCGCGCAGTACGTGATCATCTTTACCGGGTTCGGGATCGCGGTGATCCTCCTCGGGGCTGCCCTGACACGGCTCCTTGTGACCACGACGTTCCTGCCGCTCGCGGAGGTCGAACAGACCGCGCTCGAGATCGCGCGCGGCGACACGTCAAAGCGCATCATGGTGTCGAGCCCACACACGGAGGTCGGGCACCTCGGCGAATCCCTCAACGTCATGCTCGATCGACTCGACGGCTCACTTGAGGAACAAGCCCACACCATCGAGCGCATGCGGCGCTTCATTGGTGACGCGAGCCACGAGCTGCGCACGCCACTCGTGTCTGTCCGCGGCTATGCGGAGCTGTATCGAATGGGCGCGCTGCAGGAGAGCGAGCAGGTGGGTCAGGCGATGGAACGCATCGAGAAAGAAGCGATCCGCATGACCTCACTCGTCGAAGATCTGTTGGCCCTTGCCCGCCTCGACGAGCGGCGCCCGCTGCAGCTCGCGTCCCTCCCGTTGAACCAGTTTGCGCGGGACGCGGCACTCGATGCCGGCGCACAGGCGCCCGACCGCGAAGTCACGGTCGTCGAAGATCCCAAGGACCCGATCGTGGTCGGCGATGAGCACAAGGTGCGCCAGCTCCTCACCAACCTCATCGGCAACGCCATGCGGCACACCCCCGAGGGCAGTCCCATTGAGATCGTCGTGTCGTCTCCAGAGCCGGCAGAGGGCGAAGCAGAGTTTGGCCGGTTCGAGATCGTCGATCACGGCGAGGGGGTGCCCGAGCAGATCCGAGACAAGATCTTCGGCCGCTTCTGGCGAGCAGACTCGTCGCGCAACCGGGAGACCGGCGGATCGGGACTCGGGCTCGCGATCGTGCAGTCGATCGTGCAGGCGCACCGCGGCACGGTGAGCGTGCATGAGACGCCCGGTGGTGGCGCAACTTTCCGCGTCGACCTCCCAGCGACGCACCCTGCCCCAAGCACGGGCCCGACACCGACCTCGCCGGTCGCCACACAGCCCGCGACAGGGTCAGCCACTCCCAGCTCGGCATCTGCCGGCTCTATCGCAACTGGCTCTAGCGCAACTGGCTCGTCCGGAGCTGGCTCGTCCGGGACAGGCTCTGCCCCGAGCGGGGAGTAG
- a CDS encoding response regulator transcription factor: MNTQPKGPRILIVDDEPSIRELLSTSLRFAGFGVRAVANGAQTISAVLEEEPDLIVLDVMLPDMNGFSVTKRLRSAGYTAPIIFLTAKDDTEDKIEGLTVGGDDYVTKPFSLDEIIARIKAVLRRTIQEDEDSVLTVGPVTMDQDTHEVTVEGASVELSPTEFKLLRYLMQNANRVLSKAQILDHVWEYDFNGDAGIVESYISYLRRKLDPLTEESLIQTKRGFGYMLKTETK, from the coding sequence ATGAACACTCAGCCAAAGGGACCCCGGATTCTTATCGTCGACGACGAGCCCAGCATCCGCGAGCTGCTCAGCACGAGCTTGCGGTTCGCAGGCTTCGGTGTGCGCGCGGTAGCCAACGGCGCGCAGACCATCTCCGCAGTGCTTGAGGAGGAGCCCGATCTGATCGTGCTCGACGTCATGCTGCCCGACATGAACGGCTTCAGCGTGACCAAGCGGCTGCGCTCCGCTGGCTACACCGCACCGATCATCTTCCTCACCGCGAAGGATGACACTGAGGACAAGATCGAGGGCCTCACGGTCGGCGGCGACGACTACGTTACCAAGCCGTTCAGCCTCGATGAGATCATCGCCCGCATCAAAGCAGTGCTCCGCCGTACCATCCAGGAAGACGAGGACTCCGTCCTCACTGTCGGCCCAGTGACGATGGATCAGGACACCCACGAAGTCACCGTTGAAGGTGCCTCAGTCGAGCTCTCTCCCACTGAATTTAAGCTGCTGCGCTACCTCATGCAGAACGCGAACCGCGTGCTCTCCAAGGCACAGATCCTCGATCATGTGTGGGAGTACGACTTCAACGGAGACGCCGGCATCGTTGAGTCGTACATCTCATATCTGCGGCGCAAGCTCGATCCGCTGACCGAAGAGTCCCTGATCCAGACCAAGCGCGGATTCGGGTACATGCTCAAGACCGAAACCAAGTAG
- a CDS encoding ABC transporter substrate-binding protein — MTLSRTLSAIAMTGAAALLLAACSGAEAPPPADRDFGTPKVGEVAPGVLDGVTLTYAGPGGIFQEGQDEAIWQPFAKESGATMQMDAFDSGKLKAMVDGGNVSWDLVDTSQVDSARGCGTLYEKIDRSLIDTSEIPEGTITDECMIPNVMYGFVIAYNTEAFGDNPPKSAADFFDTEKFPGKRTVPQTTYVDPQNLEFPLLADGVDMDNLKPEHIDQAIAKYDSLGDDMIAWSTGAQAQQQLESGEAVMGYVWSGRGYGAAEAGAPIAPVWDEWLVAIDSTAIPKGVKDPEASHAAINYFLGAKQQAGMTELNSMSPVNVNADPQVDDTLAEWLASTRFETGHVPDFDFWVENYDAMAKAWATWVTGA; from the coding sequence ATGACACTCTCCCGGACGCTTTCGGCCATCGCCATGACCGGCGCCGCCGCGCTCCTCCTCGCCGCATGTTCCGGGGCGGAAGCGCCACCGCCCGCCGACCGCGACTTCGGCACCCCGAAAGTCGGTGAGGTTGCGCCAGGCGTGCTCGACGGCGTGACGCTCACGTACGCCGGCCCTGGCGGCATTTTCCAAGAGGGGCAGGACGAAGCGATCTGGCAGCCCTTCGCCAAGGAGTCCGGCGCGACGATGCAGATGGACGCATTCGATTCTGGCAAACTCAAAGCGATGGTCGACGGCGGCAACGTGAGTTGGGACCTCGTTGATACCTCTCAAGTCGACAGCGCCCGCGGTTGCGGCACCCTGTACGAGAAGATCGACCGCTCGTTAATCGACACCTCTGAAATCCCGGAGGGCACTATCACCGACGAATGCATGATCCCGAACGTGATGTACGGCTTCGTGATCGCCTACAACACTGAAGCGTTCGGAGACAATCCGCCGAAGAGCGCCGCAGACTTCTTCGACACCGAGAAATTCCCCGGCAAGCGTACGGTACCGCAAACCACCTACGTCGACCCACAGAACCTGGAGTTCCCGCTCCTCGCCGACGGCGTTGATATGGACAACCTCAAGCCTGAGCACATCGATCAAGCCATCGCGAAGTACGACAGCCTGGGCGATGACATGATTGCGTGGTCAACCGGCGCGCAAGCGCAGCAGCAGCTCGAGAGTGGCGAAGCCGTGATGGGCTACGTGTGGTCAGGGCGCGGCTACGGCGCCGCTGAAGCAGGGGCTCCGATCGCTCCAGTATGGGATGAGTGGCTCGTCGCCATCGACTCAACCGCAATCCCGAAGGGGGTGAAAGATCCGGAAGCCTCTCACGCCGCCATCAACTACTTCCTCGGCGCGAAACAGCAAGCCGGCATGACCGAGCTGAACTCAATGTCGCCCGTGAACGTCAACGCTGATCCGCAGGTCGATGACACGCTCGCCGAATGGCTCGCAAGCACCCGCTTCGAAACCGGGCACGTGCCGGACTTCGATTTCTGGGTTGAGAACTACGACGCGATGGCGAAAGCCTGGGCCACCTGGGTCACCGGGGCGTAG
- the speB gene encoding agmatinase, with protein sequence MSLEIPYTTGLTPDGKAVTGQVDFSRVPRFAGPGTFAGLPSLAEVGEAQAGVIGIPFDSGVTFRPGARFGPEGIRGASHLIRPYNVELDSFPFAKHQVADVGNLAVTPFGVDRAVEAMLTGLAAARERAGKLVILGGDHTIAYPALKTLARHHGPISVLHFDAHIDTFGPYFGAAMHHGTPFRRAAEEGLLDPEGCMHVGIRGPLYGPHDLSDDRAVGFQTVHSSEFATTGLPGILEQILTRLGDRPVYVSVDIDVLDPAFAPGTGTPEPGGLASRELLYLLRGLAPLNLVGADVVEVAPAYDHADVTSLAAAHIAYEFLSLWGR encoded by the coding sequence ATGAGTCTCGAAATTCCGTACACCACCGGGCTCACGCCCGACGGCAAAGCTGTGACCGGACAGGTCGACTTCTCCCGTGTCCCGCGGTTTGCCGGGCCCGGCACATTCGCCGGCCTTCCGAGCCTGGCCGAGGTCGGCGAGGCTCAGGCTGGCGTGATCGGGATCCCGTTCGATTCAGGGGTGACATTTCGGCCGGGCGCACGGTTCGGCCCCGAGGGCATCCGTGGCGCAAGCCACCTGATCCGGCCATACAACGTCGAACTCGATTCGTTCCCCTTCGCGAAACACCAAGTGGCCGACGTCGGGAACCTGGCCGTGACGCCGTTCGGGGTCGACCGCGCGGTTGAAGCGATGCTGACCGGACTCGCCGCGGCACGTGAGCGTGCGGGCAAACTCGTCATTCTCGGGGGCGACCACACGATCGCATATCCGGCCCTAAAAACGCTCGCACGGCACCACGGCCCAATCTCGGTACTGCACTTCGATGCGCACATCGACACGTTCGGACCCTACTTCGGGGCTGCGATGCACCACGGCACGCCGTTCAGGAGAGCGGCCGAAGAGGGGCTCCTCGACCCAGAAGGCTGCATGCACGTGGGAATTCGCGGCCCACTCTACGGCCCGCACGATCTCTCGGACGATCGAGCCGTCGGCTTCCAAACCGTGCACTCCAGTGAGTTCGCCACCACCGGACTGCCGGGGATTCTCGAGCAGATCCTCACTCGGCTCGGCGATCGCCCCGTCTACGTTTCCGTCGACATTGATGTGCTGGATCCGGCGTTCGCTCCCGGCACTGGCACCCCTGAGCCCGGCGGGCTCGCCAGCCGCGAACTCCTGTACCTGCTGCGCGGACTGGCGCCGCTCAACCTCGTTGGCGCAGACGTCGTCGAAGTTGCGCCTGCCTACGACCACGCGGATGTCACCTCGCTCGCTGCGGCGCACATCGCGTACGAGTTCCTCTCGCTCTGGGGCCGCTAA
- a CDS encoding 5-guanidino-2-oxopentanoate decarboxylase: protein MRLGQAISALLTEYGVEHIFGIPGVHTLELFRDIDRSGLNVTIPRHEQGAGFMADAYTRVSGKPGVCYLITGPGVLNALTPIAQAWHDSTPMLVIGSAVTREQLGAHRGTLHDTPDLAEVLRPFTLFSETVTSAERVATLIDEAFRRWQHERPRPVYIGIPRDLLEEEVGELHRPETTRSEPAPHAEATITAALTALATATRPVIIAGGGARHDGAAVQALAERIAAPVILTGNAKGLLPEAHPLNTGISMPFPRTQELISDADLILALGTELSDFEVLFTGSAEPTMANIVRIDIDPSVTHPDQTTPTLQLRVAEFAAAALATTTAVPRDSGTARAAIAREGLAAARAADPHTIWIDAISAALPEHAILTADSAQVAYQSHHFLPLDTPGRWLAPYGYGTLGPALPMAIGAAIAAPGQPVIALAGDGSALFTLPELATAHDLGANLTYVIWDNGGYREIEVSFDRTDIAPAGVRTTAHNLAAIAEGFGAAVARPTTPHELTAALQTAIAHPGLSVLVVEAPADHRVEADSLTQEASA, encoded by the coding sequence ATGCGGCTCGGCCAGGCCATCAGCGCACTGCTCACCGAATACGGCGTAGAACACATCTTCGGGATTCCCGGAGTCCACACACTCGAGCTGTTCCGCGACATCGACCGAAGCGGACTCAACGTCACGATCCCCCGACACGAACAAGGCGCGGGGTTCATGGCCGACGCCTACACGCGCGTCTCCGGCAAGCCCGGTGTCTGCTATCTCATCACCGGGCCCGGCGTGCTCAACGCGTTGACGCCGATCGCGCAGGCCTGGCACGACTCGACTCCGATGCTCGTGATCGGATCCGCCGTCACACGCGAACAGCTCGGTGCGCACCGCGGCACATTGCATGACACCCCTGACCTCGCAGAGGTGCTGCGGCCGTTCACGCTCTTCAGCGAAACCGTAACGTCAGCCGAGCGTGTTGCCACACTCATCGATGAGGCATTCAGGCGCTGGCAGCACGAGCGGCCACGACCCGTCTACATCGGGATCCCTCGCGATCTGCTTGAAGAAGAAGTCGGCGAGCTGCACCGCCCGGAGACAACACGATCAGAGCCCGCGCCACACGCTGAGGCCACGATCACCGCCGCCCTCACCGCCCTGGCGACGGCCACCCGGCCAGTGATCATCGCTGGCGGCGGCGCACGACACGATGGGGCGGCCGTGCAAGCCCTCGCCGAACGGATCGCGGCACCCGTGATCCTGACCGGAAATGCGAAAGGCCTGCTCCCGGAGGCGCACCCGCTCAATACGGGGATTAGCATGCCGTTCCCGCGCACGCAGGAACTCATCAGCGACGCTGATCTGATCCTCGCGCTCGGAACTGAACTCTCGGACTTCGAGGTCTTGTTCACAGGCTCAGCGGAACCCACGATGGCGAACATTGTGCGCATCGATATCGACCCGAGTGTGACGCACCCCGACCAGACGACTCCAACGTTGCAGCTCCGCGTCGCCGAGTTCGCGGCGGCGGCGCTCGCGACCACGACCGCTGTACCTCGCGATTCCGGCACTGCCCGAGCAGCGATCGCGCGTGAGGGACTCGCCGCAGCTCGCGCGGCGGATCCGCACACTATCTGGATCGACGCGATCAGTGCTGCACTGCCGGAGCACGCGATTCTGACGGCTGATTCTGCGCAAGTGGCCTATCAGTCACATCATTTCCTCCCCCTCGACACACCGGGCAGGTGGCTCGCGCCGTATGGGTACGGCACGCTCGGACCAGCCCTCCCGATGGCGATCGGCGCAGCGATTGCCGCTCCTGGTCAGCCCGTCATTGCGTTGGCTGGCGATGGAAGCGCGCTGTTCACGCTGCCAGAGCTTGCGACTGCCCACGACCTGGGCGCAAATCTGACGTATGTGATCTGGGACAACGGCGGCTATCGGGAAATCGAGGTGTCCTTCGACCGCACCGACATCGCCCCGGCAGGGGTGCGCACCACCGCGCACAACCTCGCCGCAATTGCCGAAGGCTTCGGGGCAGCTGTCGCACGCCCCACCACACCACACGAGCTCACCGCGGCGCTCCAGACCGCGATCGCACATCCCGGACTCTCCGTGCTCGTGGTGGAGGCACCAGCCGACCACCGGGTCGAAGCAGATTCACTGACACAGGAGGCCTCCGCATGA
- a CDS encoding helix-turn-helix domain-containing protein: MTISSVAEFTGLTKGFISQVERGLASASVTSLAAICDALTMPMGRLFDPPKIYVNRRADRAPAALMGEGVSDTILSPPGQSDVQVIETWVEPGGGFEPEPYRLPVDREFVVVLAGELELRIEAETFLLEEGDSMSFAARHAHIWRNPSETERSRVMWVLTSHV, from the coding sequence ATGACCATCAGCAGTGTCGCTGAGTTCACAGGCCTCACGAAAGGGTTCATCTCACAGGTCGAACGCGGCCTCGCCTCGGCTTCGGTCACGTCTCTCGCGGCAATCTGCGATGCGCTCACGATGCCGATGGGGCGCCTCTTCGACCCGCCGAAGATCTACGTCAATCGTCGTGCGGACCGGGCGCCGGCCGCACTGATGGGGGAGGGCGTGTCTGACACGATCCTTTCACCGCCGGGCCAGAGCGACGTCCAGGTGATCGAGACCTGGGTGGAGCCCGGCGGTGGGTTCGAGCCCGAGCCCTATCGGCTCCCGGTCGACCGTGAGTTCGTCGTCGTGCTTGCCGGTGAGCTTGAGCTGCGGATCGAAGCCGAGACTTTTCTGCTCGAGGAGGGGGACTCGATGAGTTTCGCCGCGCGGCACGCCCACATCTGGCGCAATCCCTCGGAGACCGAGCGCAGCAGGGTGATGTGGGTGCTCACCTCTCACGTGTGA
- a CDS encoding DNA repair helicase XPB produces the protein MTLGPLIVQSDHTVLLEVAHPQAEDARHELAVFAELERAPEHIHTYRVTRLGLWNARAAGHTSEEILDTLNRYAKFPVPSGVASEIEDTMRRYGRLTIERDAEGALVLRSEDAAVLREVTSAKKIAPLLGNKTDDRTYPVEAWARGELKQQLVARGWPAEDLAGYTPGEPYDIELELDGWELRDYQAKAVEAFQRGGSGVVVLPCGAGKTIVGAASMAAVGAKTLVLVTNAVSARQWRDELLRRTTLTADDIGEYSGQVKEIKPVTIATYQILTSRRKGEYAHLSLLDAQDWGVIVYDEVHLLPAPVFKLTADLQARRRLGLTATLVREDGREGDVFSLIGPKRYDAAWKDIEAQGFIAPAACFEVRVGLSESERMDYAVAEDQDRYRIASSTTVKEQIARRIIARHPGESVLVIGQYIDQLESMSETLGAPLITGQTPVDERERLFQAFRSGEEKILVVSKVANFSVDLPDASVAVQISGSFGSRQEEAQRLGRLLRPKANGATASFYTLITRDTVDQDFAQNRQRFLAEQGYAYTILDEDQI, from the coding sequence ATGACACTCGGCCCACTCATCGTGCAGAGCGACCACACCGTCCTCCTCGAGGTTGCCCACCCCCAAGCGGAGGATGCTCGGCACGAACTCGCGGTGTTTGCGGAGCTCGAACGCGCGCCGGAGCACATCCACACCTATCGCGTGACGCGTCTCGGACTGTGGAATGCGCGGGCCGCGGGGCACACCTCCGAAGAGATCCTCGACACGCTCAATCGCTACGCGAAGTTTCCGGTTCCCTCCGGCGTTGCCAGTGAAATCGAAGACACCATGCGGCGCTACGGGCGTCTCACCATTGAGCGAGACGCTGAGGGTGCGCTCGTGCTCCGTTCAGAAGACGCCGCAGTGCTCCGCGAGGTGACGAGCGCAAAGAAGATTGCGCCGCTGCTCGGCAACAAAACCGACGACCGCACTTACCCTGTTGAGGCGTGGGCGCGCGGCGAGTTGAAACAGCAGTTGGTGGCGCGCGGCTGGCCCGCGGAGGATCTCGCGGGCTACACGCCGGGTGAGCCGTATGACATCGAACTCGAGCTGGACGGCTGGGAGCTGCGCGACTACCAGGCAAAGGCAGTCGAGGCATTCCAGCGTGGCGGATCCGGGGTCGTCGTGCTCCCCTGTGGCGCAGGCAAGACGATTGTTGGCGCTGCCTCCATGGCGGCAGTCGGCGCGAAAACACTCGTGCTCGTGACGAATGCGGTGTCCGCCAGGCAGTGGCGAGACGAGCTCCTTCGTCGCACCACACTCACCGCGGACGATATCGGGGAGTACTCGGGCCAGGTGAAGGAGATCAAACCTGTCACGATCGCGACGTACCAGATCCTGACGAGCCGCAGGAAAGGCGAATACGCGCATCTGTCGCTCCTCGACGCCCAGGACTGGGGGGTCATCGTGTACGACGAGGTGCACCTCTTGCCTGCCCCGGTGTTCAAGCTGACAGCCGATCTGCAGGCACGCCGCCGGCTCGGCCTCACCGCAACGCTTGTGCGTGAGGATGGCCGCGAGGGCGATGTGTTTAGTTTGATCGGTCCGAAACGCTATGACGCCGCGTGGAAAGACATCGAGGCGCAGGGGTTCATCGCGCCAGCCGCATGCTTCGAGGTGCGCGTTGGGCTCAGCGAGTCCGAGCGCATGGACTACGCGGTTGCGGAAGATCAGGATCGCTATCGGATCGCGTCGAGCACGACCGTGAAGGAACAGATCGCCCGCCGAATCATTGCGCGCCATCCTGGTGAGAGCGTGCTCGTGATCGGCCAGTACATCGACCAGCTCGAGTCGATGTCCGAGACGCTCGGCGCTCCGCTGATCACGGGCCAGACGCCCGTCGATGAGCGCGAGCGGCTGTTTCAGGCGTTCCGATCAGGCGAAGAAAAGATCCTCGTCGTTTCGAAGGTCGCAAATTTCTCAGTGGATCTCCCGGATGCGTCGGTCGCCGTGCAGATCTCCGGATCGTTTGGTTCACGGCAAGAAGAGGCCCAGCGTCTCGGCCGGCTACTCCGCCCGAAAGCGAACGGCGCAACGGCATCGTTCTACACCCTCATCACTCGTGACACGGTTGATCAGGACTTTGCGCAAAACCGGCAGCGTTTTCTTGCCGAGCAGGGCTATGCGTACACGATCCTCGACGAGGATCAGATCTAG
- a CDS encoding helicase-associated domain-containing protein, giving the protein MSGTLALASTIAEMDRDALRALVARRRLQAAGTIADPIGLAAELLRSDSITRAIVPLERNQLSALLRFAAAPRSCAPDELQALTALGLIGRESEQLLPLDEVTETVRDALISAGIEPDSLTAVGAAPDAVTASHTSGATPAPEPSPRATAAVPHQAPDTSTWYSPALTAVGQAAESLRVLTLRPGKLNRNGTVAVASLRSLAEATSIDVDSVSRIVTALGHAGLTTPRSDEQLLLVSAAAGDWLAQDNRDRWLTLARATLAAIPAPLNIALTAADGDLAGAAAAIPHRFPLLPPAELAAATAFTAVAEQLGLTVSGVLSAPADRLIADDPAAAGELVARDTPGLAPGVYVQPDLSVVVPGPLAPADEATLSAISRPEQIGVASTRRISEASLAEGLEQGVTPDAARALFGRISLTGIPQPLEYLLASRAERIGDLVVDEHDGDVGRTRITVSRSDLAQTLLVDRALQHLQLTRPAPAPNAPVAMGTPIRLYSRLRADHVVSALTDARYHPTTSAALSGAGRAPGTRGASPAHTLDTAAIPIVDVSAAPQATQLTEAYSTLVERVYLAARAEPGTGEFTRRLELAMRDRSPVYVTAEARGQVRTFTLLPVSVTSGRLRATDQVAGVERTLPVNMITAVEPV; this is encoded by the coding sequence ATGAGTGGCACACTCGCGCTCGCATCCACCATCGCAGAGATGGATCGCGACGCTCTGCGCGCGCTCGTCGCGCGGCGCCGCCTACAGGCGGCTGGCACTATTGCCGATCCGATCGGACTCGCAGCTGAGCTGCTCCGCAGCGATTCGATCACCCGCGCAATTGTCCCGCTGGAGCGGAACCAACTCAGCGCACTGCTGCGATTCGCCGCGGCGCCGCGCTCCTGCGCTCCGGATGAGCTCCAAGCCCTCACGGCGCTCGGGCTCATCGGGCGTGAGTCAGAGCAATTGCTGCCACTTGACGAGGTCACTGAAACCGTGCGTGACGCACTCATTTCAGCCGGTATCGAGCCCGACTCGCTCACAGCGGTCGGAGCGGCTCCGGACGCCGTCACGGCCTCGCACACCTCCGGAGCTACGCCTGCGCCCGAGCCCAGTCCCCGGGCCACAGCAGCCGTACCCCACCAGGCCCCGGACACAAGCACCTGGTACTCTCCAGCGCTGACCGCAGTGGGTCAAGCCGCAGAGAGCCTCCGCGTGCTCACACTGCGCCCGGGCAAGCTCAATCGCAACGGAACTGTCGCCGTCGCGTCACTCAGATCTCTCGCCGAAGCCACGAGCATCGATGTTGACTCGGTTTCTCGGATCGTCACCGCGCTCGGCCACGCTGGCCTCACCACCCCTCGCAGTGATGAGCAGCTTCTGCTGGTCTCCGCCGCGGCGGGAGACTGGCTTGCACAGGACAATCGGGACCGCTGGCTCACGCTGGCGCGGGCCACACTCGCAGCGATCCCGGCACCGTTGAACATCGCGCTCACGGCGGCGGACGGCGACCTGGCCGGTGCCGCCGCGGCGATCCCCCATCGTTTCCCCTTGCTCCCGCCTGCTGAGCTCGCGGCAGCGACCGCGTTCACCGCGGTCGCGGAGCAGCTTGGCCTCACCGTGAGCGGTGTCCTCAGCGCGCCCGCCGATCGGCTCATCGCGGACGATCCTGCTGCCGCTGGAGAGCTCGTGGCGCGAGATACGCCGGGACTGGCGCCAGGCGTCTATGTGCAGCCGGATTTGAGCGTCGTAGTCCCCGGCCCCCTCGCCCCAGCAGACGAGGCAACGCTGAGCGCGATCTCCCGCCCAGAACAGATCGGCGTCGCATCGACCCGCCGGATCTCCGAGGCCAGTCTCGCCGAGGGGCTCGAACAGGGCGTCACGCCCGATGCGGCTCGCGCGCTGTTCGGACGGATCTCGCTGACTGGGATCCCGCAGCCCTTGGAATATCTCCTCGCGTCGCGGGCGGAACGTATCGGTGACCTCGTGGTGGACGAACACGATGGCGATGTCGGCCGCACGCGCATCACCGTCTCACGCTCAGATCTCGCGCAGACGCTGCTCGTCGACCGCGCACTGCAGCACCTGCAGCTGACCAGGCCAGCACCCGCACCGAACGCGCCGGTCGCAATGGGCACGCCCATCCGGCTCTACTCGCGCCTCAGGGCCGATCACGTGGTCTCCGCGCTCACCGACGCGAGGTACCACCCGACCACAAGCGCAGCGCTCAGCGGCGCCGGGCGAGCGCCCGGCACCCGCGGGGCTTCTCCTGCGCACACCCTCGACACAGCCGCAATCCCCATCGTCGATGTGTCAGCTGCGCCGCAAGCGACACAGCTGACTGAGGCGTACTCCACGCTCGTCGAGCGCGTCTATCTCGCCGCACGCGCGGAGCCAGGCACCGGCGAATTCACGCGCAGGCTGGAACTCGCGATGCGCGACCGCAGCCCGGTGTACGTCACCGCCGAGGCCCGAGGCCAGGTGCGCACATTTACCCTGCTTCCGGTCTCTGTGACGAGCGGGCGACTGCGTGCCACAGATCAGGTCGCTGGCGTCGAACGCACGCTTCCCGTGAATATGATCACGGCAGTGGAACCGGTGTAG
- a CDS encoding cold-shock protein, which translates to MPNGKVRFYDEAKGFGFIQGEDGEQVYLHASVLPQGEEVQPGTRVEYSVADGRRGPQALSVRILDTPKLAKRSRKSADEMAVIIEDLVKLLDGLGGRLKNGQYPERQQSRQVASMLRAVADDFDV; encoded by the coding sequence ATGCCGAACGGCAAGGTCAGGTTCTATGACGAAGCGAAAGGCTTCGGATTTATTCAGGGTGAAGACGGCGAGCAGGTCTACCTGCACGCCTCAGTGCTCCCGCAGGGCGAGGAAGTGCAGCCCGGGACGCGCGTGGAGTACAGCGTTGCCGATGGGCGACGCGGGCCGCAGGCGCTGTCGGTGCGGATCCTTGACACCCCAAAGCTGGCAAAACGAAGCCGCAAATCTGCGGACGAAATGGCGGTCATCATCGAGGATCTCGTGAAGTTGCTTGACGGACTGGGCGGCAGACTGAAGAACGGACAGTACCCTGAGCGGCAGCAGTCGCGTCAGGTGGCCTCCATGCTGCGTGCCGTTGCGGATGACTTCGATGTCTGA